A region from the Mesorhizobium sp. J8 genome encodes:
- a CDS encoding peptide deformylase has translation MAVRPIIKFPDPLLRAVADPVALFDSDLRNLAGDLIDTIHAAPGIGITAPHIGILKRLVVIQVPPAAKPSIYVNPSIVEASTETIRHTEGSVSMPGVTEDVERHARVRVRYQDLEEEQFEDAEGLLAVCHQHEIDQLDGLFWTQRLSRLKRERVTKRYAKLTRAS, from the coding sequence ATGGCGGTCCGGCCGATCATAAAGTTTCCCGATCCCCTACTGCGCGCCGTCGCGGATCCCGTAGCGCTTTTCGACAGCGATCTGCGCAACCTGGCCGGCGATCTCATCGACACCATCCACGCGGCACCCGGGATCGGCATAACCGCCCCGCATATCGGCATCCTGAAACGCCTTGTCGTGATCCAGGTACCTCCCGCCGCAAAGCCTTCGATCTATGTAAATCCGTCGATTGTCGAGGCCTCGACCGAAACGATCCGCCATACGGAAGGCAGCGTTTCGATGCCTGGCGTGACGGAAGATGTCGAGCGCCACGCCCGCGTGCGGGTTCGCTATCAGGATCTCGAGGAGGAGCAATTCGAGGACGCGGAGGGCCTGCTGGCGGTCTGCCACCAGCATGAGATCGATCAACTCGACGGGCTCTTCTGGACGCAGAGGCTATCGCGCCTGAAACGCGAGCGCGTGACCAAACGCTACGCCAAGCTAACCCGAGCGTCCTAA
- a CDS encoding 2-aminoethylphosphonate ABC transporter permease subunit gives MADAAVLPAPTVKKVPGRFWIVPPAALLALLFFYPLVLIVRQAFTDDSGMANVAEFVRVLHARFFLNALLNTITISVAATAGCLIVGLVLGLILAFVPFPGSGVIARLIDTFIALPTFLVTLAFTFLYGSAGMLNAGLMEVFSLQAPPVDFLYSTWGVVLAEVTVYSPFVLRPLLAAFSLVDRGQIEAASVLGARPFRIVCQIILPAAVPALIAGGSLCLLLTVNEFGIVLFIGAKGVITLPLLIYSKAIQESAYQVACIIAVINIALSLGLFGLYRFAAGRLGA, from the coding sequence GTGGCTGACGCGGCCGTCCTTCCCGCACCGACAGTCAAGAAGGTGCCTGGCCGGTTCTGGATCGTGCCGCCGGCTGCGCTGCTGGCGCTCTTGTTCTTCTATCCGTTGGTGCTGATCGTCCGGCAGGCTTTTACCGACGACAGCGGCATGGCCAATGTCGCCGAGTTCGTGCGCGTGCTGCATGCACGCTTCTTCCTCAACGCCCTTCTCAACACGATCACCATCTCGGTCGCGGCGACGGCCGGGTGCCTGATCGTCGGGCTGGTGCTGGGGCTGATCCTCGCCTTCGTGCCGTTTCCCGGCAGCGGCGTGATCGCACGGCTTATCGACACTTTCATCGCCTTGCCCACCTTCCTGGTGACGCTCGCCTTCACCTTCCTCTACGGCTCGGCCGGCATGCTCAATGCCGGATTGATGGAAGTCTTTTCGCTGCAGGCACCGCCGGTCGATTTCCTCTACTCAACCTGGGGCGTGGTGCTGGCCGAGGTCACCGTCTACTCGCCCTTCGTGCTGCGGCCTCTGCTTGCCGCCTTTTCGCTCGTCGATCGCGGCCAGATCGAAGCGGCCAGCGTGCTCGGCGCGCGGCCGTTCAGGATCGTGTGCCAAATCATCCTGCCGGCCGCCGTGCCGGCGCTGATCGCCGGCGGCAGCTTGTGTCTGTTGTTGACGGTGAACGAGTTCGGCATCGTGCTGTTCATCGGCGCCAAGGGCGTCATCACGCTGCCGCTGCTGATCTACAGCAAGGCCATCCAGGAATCGGCCTATCAGGTCGCCTGCATCATTGCCGTCATCAACATCGCGCTGTCGCTGGGGCTGTTCGGCCTCTACCGGTTCGCCGCCGGCCGTCTCGGAGCATAG
- a CDS encoding 2-hydroxyacid dehydrogenase yields the protein MKAVRTDSELECPGIDAGLRARGVELVTLPDGTPEAELMAAVADADLILMCYTPITARVIEAARQLKGIVKYGVGIDAIDIKAAMRRGIPVVNVPEYAEETVAEGAFALLIALAKRLPAITAAVSRDGWIWPEQRWLGRDIAGATLGLVGCGKIGRSMARMAGQGFRARVLGFDPGVDAATMQAAGIEKADDLQAMLRVCDFVSIHCVLNDDTHGLIGAQELACMKPSSILINVSRGAIVEEAALVEAIVAGRIAGAGLDVYSLEPLTRSGHPMSALFDRDNVILFPHLTFFTYEAMQRLEDDTLARCFEVLEGRPVTIRSRDPRLRAQTAGVEFL from the coding sequence ATGAAGGCCGTCCGCACCGACAGCGAGCTCGAATGCCCCGGCATCGACGCGGGCTTGAGGGCGCGCGGCGTCGAGCTGGTGACGTTGCCGGACGGCACTCCGGAAGCCGAACTGATGGCGGCGGTCGCCGACGCCGACCTCATCCTGATGTGCTACACGCCGATCACCGCGCGGGTCATCGAGGCGGCGCGACAACTCAAGGGCATCGTCAAATACGGCGTCGGCATCGATGCCATCGACATAAAGGCGGCGATGCGGCGCGGCATTCCCGTCGTCAATGTTCCCGAATATGCGGAAGAGACTGTTGCGGAAGGGGCGTTCGCGCTGTTGATAGCGCTGGCGAAGCGGCTGCCGGCAATCACCGCGGCGGTTTCGCGCGACGGTTGGATTTGGCCCGAGCAGCGCTGGCTGGGACGCGATATCGCCGGCGCCACGCTTGGGTTGGTCGGCTGCGGCAAGATCGGCCGCAGCATGGCGCGCATGGCGGGGCAGGGGTTCCGGGCAAGGGTGCTCGGCTTCGATCCTGGCGTCGACGCGGCGACGATGCAGGCTGCCGGCATCGAGAAAGCCGACGATCTGCAAGCGATGCTGCGGGTTTGCGATTTCGTCTCGATCCACTGCGTTCTGAACGATGACACGCACGGTCTCATCGGCGCGCAAGAACTTGCTTGCATGAAGCCTTCGTCGATCCTCATCAACGTCTCGCGCGGAGCCATCGTCGAGGAAGCCGCGCTTGTCGAGGCGATCGTTGCCGGGCGCATCGCCGGTGCCGGGCTCGACGTCTACTCGCTGGAGCCGCTGACCAGATCCGGTCATCCGATGAGCGCGCTTTTCGATCGCGACAATGTGATCCTGTTTCCGCACCTCACCTTCTTCACATATGAGGCGATGCAGCGGCTCGAGGACGACACTTTGGCTCGCTGCTTCGAGGTGCTCGAGGGCAGGCCGGTGACGATCCGCTCGCGGGATCCGCGTTTGCGCGCGCAGACGGCGGGCGTCGAATTTCTCTGA
- a CDS encoding ABC transporter permease subunit has translation MLVWSRPGRMLIWAVFALLFGLLFLAPLAVILLSSLADQWNGVLPSGLTTEHYSDVVQGAAWQAVKASLVTGFLASALALVSGTWAALALRIQDATLARVLGVLFFIPSAVPSVSVGLGLLVAFSHPPLLLNGTIAIVMVAHFVLISAFTFGNVSAGLARLSPDFEQVASSLGARPAYRLWHVTLPLLTPYLVAAFGLSFALSMGELGATVMVYPPGWVTLPVSIFSLTDRGDVFAGAALTMVLVAVTLILLIGLERVAGRQTRS, from the coding sequence ATGCTGGTCTGGTCGCGCCCCGGTCGCATGTTGATTTGGGCAGTCTTCGCGCTGCTGTTCGGCCTGCTGTTCCTCGCTCCTCTCGCGGTGATCCTGCTTTCCAGCCTGGCCGACCAGTGGAACGGCGTGCTGCCCAGCGGCCTGACAACAGAGCATTACAGCGATGTCGTGCAGGGCGCGGCTTGGCAGGCGGTGAAGGCAAGCCTCGTCACCGGCTTCCTGGCCAGCGCGCTGGCGCTGGTCAGCGGCACCTGGGCAGCACTTGCGCTGCGTATCCAGGACGCAACTTTGGCCAGGGTGCTCGGCGTGCTGTTCTTCATTCCAAGCGCCGTCCCTTCGGTATCCGTCGGACTCGGCCTGCTTGTGGCCTTCAGCCATCCTCCGCTGCTCCTCAACGGTACTATCGCCATCGTCATGGTCGCGCATTTCGTGCTGATCTCGGCCTTCACCTTCGGCAATGTCTCGGCCGGGCTGGCGAGGCTCTCACCCGATTTCGAGCAAGTGGCGTCGAGCCTCGGGGCGCGTCCCGCCTACCGGCTCTGGCACGTCACGCTGCCGCTGCTTACGCCCTATCTGGTCGCCGCCTTCGGCTTGAGCTTCGCGCTGTCGATGGGCGAGCTCGGCGCTACCGTGATGGTCTACCCGCCGGGCTGGGTGACGCTGCCGGTATCCATCTTCAGCCTCACCGACCGCGGCGATGTGTTTGCCGGCGCTGCACTGACCATGGTGCTCGTCGCCGTGACGCTCATCTTGCTGATCGGGCTCGAACGCGTCGCCGGCCGGCAGACCAGATCATAA
- a CDS encoding 2-aminoethylphosphonate ABC transporter substrate-binding protein, giving the protein MKSRNLTLAMTFAATLLGSSALVAPAFADGVVTIYSADGLHDGNNSWYETEFAAFTKATGITVQYIEGGSGGVVERVAKEKSNPQADVLVTLPPFIQRAAADGLLQDFKPEGSDQIDGGTDKYRPLVNNYMNFIYNASVLSEAPKSYNDLLDPKFKGKIQYSTPGQAGDGTAVMLEIIHAFGGEDAGFEFMKKLQDNNVGPSASTGKLTALVNKGELHVANGDLQMNLSQMADNPNIKVFWPAGPDGTRSTFALPYEIGLVTGAPNSDNGKKLIEFLLSKEAQSTVSSVALGLPARKDVKPDDANFAKAQEAMKGVTIWAPNWDDALAKLPDYVKKWNEATGS; this is encoded by the coding sequence ATGAAATCGCGCAATCTTACCTTGGCCATGACCTTCGCCGCGACGCTGCTCGGCTCATCGGCGCTTGTTGCTCCGGCCTTCGCCGACGGCGTCGTCACCATCTATTCGGCAGACGGCCTGCATGACGGCAACAACAGCTGGTACGAGACCGAGTTCGCGGCCTTCACCAAGGCCACCGGCATCACCGTGCAGTATATCGAGGGCGGCTCGGGCGGCGTCGTCGAACGCGTCGCCAAGGAGAAGTCGAACCCGCAGGCCGACGTGCTCGTCACGCTGCCGCCCTTCATCCAGCGCGCCGCCGCCGACGGCCTTTTGCAGGACTTCAAGCCCGAAGGCTCCGACCAGATCGACGGTGGCACCGACAAGTACCGGCCGCTGGTCAACAACTACATGAACTTCATTTACAACGCCTCCGTGCTTTCGGAAGCGCCGAAGAGCTATAACGACCTGCTCGATCCGAAGTTCAAGGGCAAGATCCAGTATTCGACGCCTGGCCAGGCCGGCGACGGCACCGCCGTCATGCTCGAGATCATCCACGCCTTCGGCGGCGAGGATGCCGGCTTCGAATTCATGAAGAAGCTGCAGGACAACAATGTCGGCCCATCCGCCTCGACCGGCAAGCTGACCGCGCTGGTCAACAAGGGCGAGTTGCATGTCGCCAATGGCGACCTGCAGATGAACCTGTCGCAGATGGCGGACAATCCGAACATCAAGGTGTTCTGGCCCGCCGGTCCGGACGGCACCCGCTCTACCTTCGCGCTGCCCTATGAGATCGGCCTGGTCACCGGCGCGCCCAATTCCGACAACGGCAAGAAGCTGATCGAGTTCCTGCTCTCCAAGGAAGCGCAGTCGACGGTAAGCTCCGTCGCGCTCGGCCTGCCGGCCCGCAAGGATGTGAAGCCGGACGACGCCAATTTCGCCAAGGCGCAGGAGGCGATGAAGGGCGTGACCATCTGGGCGCCGAACTGGGACGATGCGCTCGCCAAGCTGCCCGACTATGTCAAGAAGTGGAACGAAGCGACGGGAAGTTGA
- a CDS encoding ABC transporter ATP-binding protein encodes MSVPAFTGSNVMDVDAAKIRGAGSNVHFDKVSVAYGAHVVLHPLTLDIAPGEILAMIGPSGSGKTTALRAVAGFVRPASGRIRIGATDVTDLPPYERGLGMVVQNYALFPHMRAEDNVAFGLRAQGADKALIAERVKDSLAIVGMSGFAKRYPRELSGGQQQRVAIARALAVRPRVLLLDEPLSALDAQIRRNMVEEIAKLHRDLPGLTILYVTHDQTEALTLADKIAIMRDGRVSSHGPTAELYRRPPNRFTAEFLGRANLLPVTVAEGAAGPKGFAKARLGDAVLAGAGRGEKPGDKTLLCIRPQHLSLTGDAEHTNKIVGTLKEVHWQGELTHLVLDVEGTPVRVSATRLPVSLPERGSAVPLFFTPGDTSLVPEDVRG; translated from the coding sequence ATGTCGGTGCCCGCTTTCACGGGAAGCAATGTCATGGATGTCGACGCCGCGAAAATTCGCGGTGCCGGATCCAATGTCCACTTCGACAAGGTCAGCGTCGCCTATGGCGCGCATGTCGTGCTGCATCCGCTGACGCTCGACATCGCGCCTGGCGAGATCCTGGCGATGATCGGACCCTCCGGCTCGGGCAAGACCACGGCGCTCCGGGCCGTCGCCGGTTTCGTCCGGCCGGCAAGCGGCCGGATCCGCATCGGCGCCACCGACGTGACCGATCTTCCGCCCTACGAGCGCGGGCTCGGCATGGTGGTCCAGAACTATGCGCTCTTCCCCCATATGCGGGCCGAGGACAACGTCGCGTTCGGCCTCAGGGCGCAAGGGGCCGACAAGGCGCTGATTGCCGAGCGCGTCAAGGATTCGCTCGCAATCGTCGGCATGTCGGGCTTTGCCAAGCGCTATCCGCGCGAGCTTTCCGGCGGCCAGCAGCAGCGTGTGGCGATCGCGCGGGCGCTTGCGGTCAGGCCGCGCGTGCTTCTGCTCGACGAGCCGCTTTCGGCGCTCGACGCGCAGATCAGGCGCAACATGGTCGAGGAGATCGCAAAGCTGCATCGCGACCTGCCTGGACTGACGATCCTCTATGTCACGCACGACCAGACCGAAGCGCTGACGCTTGCCGACAAGATCGCCATCATGCGCGACGGACGGGTGTCCTCGCACGGGCCGACGGCCGAACTCTATCGCCGGCCGCCGAACCGCTTTACGGCGGAGTTCCTGGGTCGCGCGAACCTGTTGCCGGTCACCGTCGCGGAAGGCGCCGCCGGACCGAAGGGGTTCGCCAAGGCCAGGCTCGGCGATGCCGTGCTGGCAGGTGCGGGACGCGGCGAGAAGCCCGGCGACAAGACCTTGCTCTGCATCAGGCCGCAGCATCTCAGCCTCACCGGCGACGCGGAACACACCAACAAAATCGTCGGCACGCTGAAGGAAGTGCATTGGCAGGGCGAGCTCACCCATCTGGTGCTCGATGTCGAGGGAACGCCGGTGCGCGTCTCGGCGACCAGGCTGCCGGTGAGCCTGCCGGAGCGCGGCTCCGCCGTACCGCTCTTCTTCACGCCCGGCGATACCTCGCTCGTACCGGAAGACGTCCGTGGCTGA